The Hyphomicrobiales bacterium genome has a window encoding:
- a CDS encoding DHA2 family efflux MFS transporter permease subunit, with protein sequence MSSITSTLSPNPAAAPVAPSSGKASATAWIAVSAGMIGAFMAILNIQITNASLLDIEGGIGTGVDNGAWISTSYLIGEIVVIPLTDYLSRVFSFRRYMLVNTILFPIFSAACSFAHDLGTMILLRGLQGFAGGVLIPMAFTMVLTKFPKPQQPFGLALFALSVTFAPAIGPTIGGYLTENYGWQSIFFVNTPPSILMAAALFFTLEKKPMQLSLLRQGDWVGIVTMTIGLAALQTVLEEGNKDDWFQSPFIVKLTITAAVFLAAFVVIELTVAKPLVQLRLLKQRNFGVGVLVNVLVGVALFGTVYILPQYLGQVQCYNAEQIGLVLAWTGLPQLLIIPLVPLLMKRFDARYVGFVGISIFAASCFMNISLSLDSAGDQFFVPNIVRAIGQALVLTPITVITTSGIAPSEAAAASGLSNMLRNLGGAVGTATLGTVLTKREQFHSNIIGQSVTIYREEVRDQIDHPTQYFLSHGVSDIAVAKQKAIAAIGASVHRQALILGFSDTFAVIGTVLGLAAVVLLFTRKVNLGGGGGRAH encoded by the coding sequence ATGTCCAGCATCACGTCGACGCTTTCGCCCAATCCTGCCGCCGCTCCCGTGGCGCCTTCGTCCGGCAAGGCCAGTGCAACGGCCTGGATCGCGGTGAGCGCCGGCATGATCGGCGCCTTTATGGCGATCCTCAACATCCAGATCACCAATGCCTCCTTGCTCGATATCGAGGGTGGCATCGGCACCGGGGTCGACAACGGCGCCTGGATCTCGACCTCCTATCTCATCGGCGAGATCGTGGTGATCCCACTCACCGACTATCTCAGCCGCGTGTTTTCGTTCCGGCGCTACATGCTGGTGAACACCATCCTGTTCCCGATCTTCTCGGCAGCATGTTCCTTCGCCCATGACCTCGGCACGATGATCCTTCTGCGCGGCCTGCAGGGCTTCGCCGGGGGTGTGCTGATCCCGATGGCCTTCACCATGGTGCTGACCAAGTTCCCCAAGCCGCAGCAGCCCTTCGGGCTCGCGCTGTTCGCGCTCTCGGTTACCTTCGCCCCCGCTATCGGACCGACCATCGGCGGCTATCTCACCGAGAACTACGGCTGGCAATCGATCTTCTTCGTCAACACACCGCCGAGTATCCTGATGGCCGCTGCACTCTTCTTCACGCTGGAGAAGAAGCCGATGCAATTGTCGCTGCTCCGGCAGGGCGATTGGGTCGGCATCGTCACTATGACGATTGGGCTCGCGGCTCTGCAGACTGTGCTGGAGGAAGGCAACAAGGACGACTGGTTCCAGTCGCCCTTCATCGTCAAGCTCACCATCACGGCGGCGGTGTTCCTGGCCGCCTTTGTCGTGATCGAGCTGACCGTCGCGAAGCCGCTAGTGCAGCTGCGCTTGCTGAAGCAGCGCAATTTCGGTGTCGGCGTGCTGGTTAATGTGCTGGTCGGCGTCGCGCTCTTCGGCACGGTCTATATCCTGCCGCAATATCTCGGCCAGGTGCAGTGCTACAACGCCGAGCAGATCGGCCTCGTGCTGGCCTGGACCGGCCTGCCGCAATTGCTGATCATTCCGCTGGTGCCGCTGCTGATGAAGCGCTTCGACGCACGCTATGTCGGCTTCGTCGGTATCAGTATCTTCGCGGCGAGCTGCTTCATGAATATCAGCCTGTCGCTCGACAGCGCAGGCGACCAGTTCTTCGTCCCCAACATCGTGCGGGCCATCGGCCAGGCGCTGGTGCTGACGCCGATCACCGTCATCACCACCTCCGGCATCGCGCCGAGCGAGGCCGCCGCGGCGTCGGGCCTGTCGAACATGCTGCGCAATCTCGGCGGCGCGGTCGGAACGGCGACGCTGGGCACGGTGCTCACCAAGCGCGAGCAGTTCCATTCCAACATCATCGGCCAGTCCGTCACGATCTACCGCGAGGAGGTGCGCGATCAGATTGACCACCCGACGCAGTATTTCCTGAGCCATGGCGTGAGTGACATCGCCGTCGCCAAGCAGAAGGCGATCGCCGCGATCGGCGCGAGCGTCCATCGCCAGGCGTTGATCCTGGGCTTCAGCGACACTTTCGCCGTGATCGGGACGGTGCTCGGACTGGCGGCGGTCGTGCTGCTCTTTACTCGGAAGGTCAATCTCGGAGGGGGAGGCGGGAGAGCCCATTGA
- a CDS encoding MaoC family dehydratase — translation MTKLYLDDLKPGQTFVSGSHALDEAQIKAFAGAFDPQPFHLDGEAAERTLFGGLAASGWHTAAITMRLNVESGLPLANGIIGAGGEIQWPAPTRPGDILHVESEVIDVVPSRSRPERGIATIVSRTLNQRREVLQILTAKLVAYRRPDRSPRMPAVGFRLVSRFR, via the coding sequence ATGACAAAGCTGTATCTTGACGATCTGAAGCCTGGACAAACCTTCGTGAGCGGCTCGCATGCGCTCGACGAAGCGCAGATCAAGGCTTTTGCTGGGGCTTTCGACCCGCAACCCTTCCATCTCGATGGCGAAGCCGCGGAAAGGACTCTGTTCGGCGGCCTTGCCGCCAGCGGCTGGCATACTGCCGCGATCACCATGCGATTGAACGTCGAGTCGGGGCTGCCGCTGGCCAATGGCATCATCGGCGCCGGCGGCGAGATCCAATGGCCGGCTCCGACGCGCCCGGGCGATATCCTCCATGTCGAAAGCGAGGTGATCGATGTGGTTCCATCACGCTCGCGACCCGAGCGCGGCATCGCCACCATCGTCAGCAGAACGCTCAACCAGCGCCGCGAGGTGCTTCAGATCCTGACGGCCAAGCTCGTCGCCTACCGTCGGCCGGATCGATCGCCACGAATGCCAGCGGTGGGTTTCCGTCTTGTGTCTCGCTTCCGTTAA
- a CDS encoding MarR family transcriptional regulator, with translation MSTPCYCTGLRMATRKVAGLYDAALEPTGINIAQFAVLRNIERRQPVSLTELGRALMLDRSTMGRNIRVVEKLGLVTTERGEDQRESVVRLSEHGTVVLQEAEPLWQQCQSEVAKRIGPERLQALGEINQLL, from the coding sequence ATGTCGACGCCCTGCTACTGCACCGGCCTGAGGATGGCGACGCGCAAGGTCGCCGGGCTCTATGATGCCGCGCTGGAGCCGACCGGCATCAACATCGCGCAGTTCGCGGTGCTGAGGAATATCGAGCGCCGGCAGCCGGTCAGCCTGACCGAACTCGGGCGGGCCCTGATGCTCGACCGTTCGACGATGGGACGCAACATCCGCGTCGTCGAAAAGCTCGGACTGGTGACGACCGAGCGCGGCGAGGACCAGCGCGAGTCCGTGGTTCGCTTGAGCGAGCACGGTACGGTGGTGCTGCAGGAAGCCGAACCGCTTTGGCAGCAATGCCAGAGCGAGGTCGCCAAGCGCATCGGCCCTGAACGCCTGCAGGCGCTCGGCGAGATCAACCAGTTGCTCTGA
- a CDS encoding MFS transporter, translating into MPMPATAELSAFPAYFARKGIHYGWVVASVTFLTMLVTAGAVGAPGVLIGPLQREFGWSTSDISSAFAVRLLLFGLMGPFAAAFMNRFGVRRVAATALSLIAAGVLGSFAMTSVWQLFLLWGVVVGFGTGLTAMVLGATVATRWFSTRRGLVIGLLTASTATGQLVFLPLLASLTEALGWRSALSFVLGTLVLAMLAVLMLMRDRPSDIGLAPFGAHGSTPASAAPATFKAMLASPIVALREAAGSRIFWVLFGTFFVCGASTNGLVQTHFVSLCGDFGIVPVAAAGMLAVIGIFDFAGTVGSGWLSDRFDSRNLLFWYYGLRGLSLIYLPFTSFSFYELSIFAVFYGLDWVATVPPTVKLAADRFGERANLVFGWIFAGHQLGAAFAAWGGGFSRSAYASYLPAFFIAGVLCLIAAFAVIAIREPREPALVPAT; encoded by the coding sequence ATGCCGATGCCTGCCACCGCGGAGCTTTCCGCCTTTCCGGCCTACTTTGCCCGCAAGGGCATCCATTATGGCTGGGTCGTCGCGAGCGTGACCTTCCTGACCATGCTGGTCACGGCGGGCGCGGTCGGCGCCCCCGGCGTCCTGATCGGCCCGCTGCAGCGGGAGTTCGGCTGGTCGACTTCCGACATCTCCTCGGCCTTCGCGGTCAGGCTCCTGCTCTTCGGGCTGATGGGTCCCTTTGCGGCCGCCTTCATGAATCGCTTCGGCGTCCGGCGCGTCGCCGCCACGGCCCTGAGCCTGATCGCCGCGGGCGTGCTCGGCTCCTTCGCGATGACGAGCGTCTGGCAGCTCTTCCTGCTCTGGGGCGTGGTCGTCGGCTTCGGCACGGGACTCACGGCCATGGTGCTGGGCGCGACCGTCGCGACCCGCTGGTTCTCGACCCGGCGCGGCCTGGTCATCGGCCTGCTGACGGCGAGCACGGCGACCGGCCAGCTCGTCTTCCTACCCCTGCTCGCTTCGCTGACCGAGGCGCTCGGCTGGCGCAGCGCGCTGAGCTTCGTGCTTGGCACGCTCGTCCTCGCCATGCTGGCCGTGCTGATGCTGATGCGCGACCGGCCTTCCGATATCGGCCTCGCGCCCTTCGGCGCCCATGGCTCGACCCCGGCCTCGGCCGCGCCTGCAACCTTCAAGGCCATGCTCGCCTCGCCCATCGTCGCACTCAGGGAGGCCGCCGGCTCGCGGATCTTCTGGGTCCTGTTCGGTACCTTCTTCGTCTGCGGGGCCAGCACCAACGGGCTCGTGCAGACGCATTTCGTCTCGCTCTGCGGCGATTTCGGCATCGTGCCGGTCGCGGCAGCCGGCATGCTCGCGGTAATCGGCATCTTCGACTTCGCGGGCACCGTCGGCTCCGGCTGGCTCTCCGACCGCTTCGACAGCCGCAACCTGCTGTTCTGGTACTACGGGCTGCGCGGCCTCTCGCTGATCTACCTGCCCTTCACCTCGTTCAGCTTCTACGAGCTCTCGATCTTCGCGGTGTTCTACGGGCTCGACTGGGTCGCGACCGTGCCGCCGACCGTCAAGCTGGCGGCCGACCGTTTCGGCGAGCGCGCCAATCTCGTCTTCGGCTGGATATTCGCCGGCCACCAACTCGGCGCCGCCTTCGCCGCGTGGGGCGGTGGCTTCAGCCGCAGCGCCTATGCAAGCTACCTGCCGGCCTTCTTCATCGCCGGCGTGCTCTGCCTGATCGCCGCCTTCGCCGTCATCGCCATCCGCGAACCGCGCGAGCCCGCGCTCGTGCCCGCCACCTGA
- the thlA gene encoding Acetyl-CoA acetyltransferase has protein sequence MSKTEIVLAHPVRTPIGGYNGALKGTPATALGAIAIRETLKRAGLDPAALDTVVMGNVVQAGNRMNPARQASIGGGVPVAVPALTVNRVCGSGAQAIVSAAQEIRAGDASVAVAGGMENMDRAPYLVEGGRWGYRMGPATILDSMLTDGLNDAFSGEHSGWHTEDLVTKMQITRAEQDAFALRSQQRFAEAQKAGRFIGEIVPVELKGRKGPELFATDEAPRPDTTLDALAKLKPAFRPEGTITAGNAPGLNAAAAAMIVADRAFAEARGIAPLGRLVAHGVAAVEPGMFGLGPVPAVRQALERAGWSLGDIERIEINEAFAAVPIAVARELGLPEDIVNVEGGAIAHGHPIGATGAVLVTRLLHAMKRDGLKRGMVTLCIGGGQGIALALESL, from the coding sequence ATGTCGAAGACCGAAATCGTCCTCGCCCATCCCGTCCGGACGCCTATCGGTGGCTATAACGGCGCGCTGAAAGGCACGCCCGCCACGGCGCTCGGCGCCATCGCCATCCGCGAGACGCTGAAGCGCGCGGGGCTCGATCCGGCCGCCCTCGATACCGTGGTGATGGGCAATGTGGTGCAGGCCGGCAACCGCATGAACCCCGCCCGCCAGGCGTCGATCGGCGGCGGCGTGCCGGTCGCGGTGCCGGCGCTGACGGTCAACCGGGTCTGCGGCTCGGGCGCGCAGGCCATCGTCTCAGCCGCACAGGAAATCCGCGCCGGCGACGCTTCCGTCGCGGTCGCAGGCGGCATGGAGAACATGGACCGCGCACCTTACCTCGTCGAGGGTGGGCGCTGGGGCTATCGCATGGGCCCGGCCACGATCCTCGACAGCATGCTGACGGACGGGCTCAACGACGCCTTCTCCGGCGAGCATTCCGGCTGGCACACTGAGGATCTGGTCACGAAGATGCAGATCACCCGCGCCGAGCAGGACGCCTTCGCCCTCCGCTCGCAGCAGCGTTTCGCCGAGGCGCAGAAGGCCGGGCGCTTCATCGGCGAGATCGTCCCCGTCGAGCTGAAGGGCCGCAAGGGGCCGGAACTCTTCGCCACCGACGAGGCGCCGCGTCCCGACACCACGCTCGATGCGCTGGCCAAGCTCAAGCCCGCCTTCCGGCCGGAGGGCACGATCACCGCCGGCAATGCCCCCGGCCTCAACGCCGCCGCCGCGGCGATGATCGTGGCCGACCGGGCCTTCGCCGAGGCCCGGGGCATCGCGCCGCTCGGACGCCTCGTCGCCCATGGCGTCGCCGCGGTCGAACCCGGAATGTTCGGACTCGGGCCGGTGCCCGCCGTGCGCCAGGCGTTGGAGCGAGCCGGCTGGTCGCTGGGCGATATCGAGCGGATCGAGATCAACGAGGCCTTTGCGGCCGTGCCGATCGCGGTGGCGCGCGAGCTCGGGCTGCCGGAGGACATCGTCAATGTCGAAGGCGGCGCCATCGCCCATGGCCATCCGATCGGCGCGACCGGCGCCGTGCTTGTCACAAGGCTGCTTCACGCGATGAAGCGCGACGGGCTGAAGCGCGGCATGGTCACGCTCTGCATCGGCGGCGGCCAGGGCATAGCGCTCGCCCTCGAAAGCCTCTGA
- a CDS encoding DNA-binding transcriptional regulator, LysR family produces the protein MNLRSLDLNLLVVLDALLDEAHVSRAADRLGLSQPATSAALQRCRELFRDALLERGRGTMHLTPKAESLRAPLKSLLAGVVDLVDPPIVPLSEIRQSIRITTADYPALFVIPPLQQELQRSAPGIDVVIQPWHGADAAQAALVDGSSDIAISVLPPAEDDLHREELLTEHYLAAMRAGHPAAEAFDLEAWLAYPHILVSGRGDTRTPIDAELARRGLSRRVGLVVPNFQMVPSLLLGSDMIALVPSRILPDFEGLASFPPPLPVAGFQLHLAWHRRRAKDAALQHVARILASLLH, from the coding sequence ATGAATTTAAGGTCGCTCGACCTCAACCTCCTGGTCGTCCTCGATGCCCTTCTGGACGAAGCCCATGTCAGCCGCGCTGCGGACCGGCTCGGCCTCTCCCAGCCGGCGACGTCGGCGGCCCTGCAGCGCTGCCGCGAGCTGTTCAGGGACGCTCTGCTCGAACGCGGCCGCGGCACGATGCATCTGACGCCGAAGGCGGAATCCTTGCGGGCTCCTTTGAAATCCCTGCTGGCCGGCGTCGTCGATCTGGTCGATCCACCGATCGTTCCGCTTTCGGAGATCCGCCAGTCGATCCGCATCACGACCGCCGACTATCCGGCGCTGTTCGTCATTCCGCCGCTGCAGCAGGAGCTGCAGCGTTCTGCACCCGGGATCGATGTGGTGATCCAGCCCTGGCATGGCGCCGATGCGGCCCAGGCAGCGCTGGTGGACGGCAGCAGCGACATCGCGATCTCGGTCCTGCCGCCGGCCGAGGACGACCTGCATCGCGAAGAACTCCTGACCGAGCATTATCTTGCGGCCATGCGTGCAGGGCATCCGGCGGCAGAAGCTTTCGATCTGGAGGCATGGCTAGCCTATCCGCACATCCTCGTTTCGGGCCGTGGCGATACGCGCACGCCGATTGATGCCGAGCTGGCGAGGCGCGGCCTATCCCGGCGCGTCGGCCTCGTCGTCCCCAATTTCCAGATGGTGCCCAGCCTGCTTCTGGGCTCCGACATGATCGCCCTGGTGCCGTCTCGCATCCTGCCTGATTTCGAGGGGCTGGCCTCGTTTCCGCCGCCCCTTCCCGTGGCCGGATTCCAGCTCCATCTCGCCTGGCATCGCCGGCGTGCCAAGGATGCGGCCCTCCAGCACGTCGCGCGCATTCTCGCAAGCCTGCTGCATTGA
- a CDS encoding NAD(P)H oxidoreductase YRKL / Flavodoxin 2: MSDRTICLPKQEATMTKTLILLFHRDLSASKANAALAAAAGELPGVDVVDMAALYPDGIDMARDGAHEASRLLSADRVVLQFPIQWYSTPALLKAWQDVVLTRMFYMAYEQEGRLLEGTPLMIAATAGNVPEAYAPGGRNMFPMIELLAPLRATAHRCGLGWSAPFILYEADKLAPEALEKAAADYKARLEEWALTTYDRQQAAA, encoded by the coding sequence TTGTCGGATCGCACGATCTGCCTGCCCAAGCAGGAGGCGACCATGACCAAGACCCTCATCCTTCTCTTCCACCGCGATCTCTCGGCGTCGAAGGCCAATGCCGCGCTTGCCGCGGCGGCCGGCGAGCTCCCGGGCGTCGACGTCGTCGACATGGCCGCCCTCTATCCGGACGGCATCGATATGGCCCGGGATGGGGCGCACGAGGCATCCCGCCTGCTGTCCGCAGACCGCGTCGTATTGCAGTTCCCGATCCAGTGGTACTCGACCCCCGCCCTGCTGAAAGCCTGGCAGGATGTGGTGCTGACCCGCATGTTCTATATGGCGTATGAGCAAGAGGGCCGCTTGCTCGAAGGCACGCCGCTGATGATCGCTGCCACCGCGGGCAACGTGCCGGAAGCCTACGCACCGGGCGGCCGCAACATGTTCCCGATGATCGAGCTGCTCGCACCCCTGCGCGCCACAGCCCATCGATGCGGCCTCGGCTGGTCCGCGCCCTTCATCCTCTATGAGGCGGACAAGCTTGCCCCCGAGGCGCTGGAAAAGGCAGCAGCGGATTATAAGGCAAGACTTGAGGAGTGGGCCCTGACCACATACGACCGGCAACAAGCCGCCGCGTGA
- a CDS encoding exported hypothetical protein (Evidence 5 : Unknown function) produces MINRRLLLLGLAGSFLATSLETAEAFSSELSAGSHDKSRPISDNQAIPDPVALGLDKADVAFSQRPQLHYNRQRQTPPRAHTRRRSTRQWQHRRIQR; encoded by the coding sequence ATGATAAACCGGAGATTGCTGTTGCTCGGGCTCGCAGGCAGTTTTCTCGCCACATCGCTCGAAACGGCCGAAGCATTTTCAAGCGAACTGTCCGCAGGCTCGCACGACAAAAGCCGGCCCATATCGGACAACCAGGCGATCCCGGACCCTGTCGCTCTCGGACTGGACAAGGCCGACGTCGCGTTCAGCCAGCGGCCGCAACTGCACTACAACCGCCAGCGTCAAACGCCGCCACGCGCACACACGCGCCGGCGCAGCACGCGGCAATGGCAGCATCGCCGCATTCAACGCTGA
- a CDS encoding YMGG-like Gly-zipper has product MRWKFAILAVGLALAGCNANSADQRTLGGAVIGAGSGAVIGGIAGGGRGAAIGAAVGGVAGAVIGRATTPNNCIFQDRYGRTFEARCP; this is encoded by the coding sequence ATGCGCTGGAAATTTGCCATTCTCGCCGTCGGATTGGCCCTCGCGGGCTGCAACGCCAACTCGGCCGATCAGCGCACGCTCGGTGGCGCCGTAATCGGCGCCGGCTCTGGCGCCGTGATCGGCGGCATCGCGGGCGGCGGCCGTGGCGCCGCGATCGGGGCTGCCGTCGGCGGCGTTGCCGGTGCCGTGATCGGCCGCGCCACCACCCCCAATAACTGCATTTTCCAGGACCGCTACGGCCGCACCTTCGAGGCCCGCTGCCCCTGA
- a CDS encoding Citrate transporter, whose product MSPIAYTGIIVAVAVVLFVTNKVPVVLVAMGTALGLWATGVLTLPQALGGLGDPAVIFIASLFVVSSGLEVTGVTAWAGQLLIKGAGEESRTRLLLLMMVLVSLLVALISLNGAVAALLPVVVVIAVRLKRNSSQLLMPLVFAGHAGSMLALTGTPVNVLVSEAGLDAGVGGFGFFEFALAGVPLLAGTMAIIILFGERLLPQRNGATMPADFSRHAKTLVEQYGLASGIYQLRVRATCPYVGAPSSAVDLGAWPGLQLVAIQEGDTAGPLRRGMIAEGDHLLLRGDAETAANFAAQMHLAFREEGSGEGEETLFNRRSGLAEVVIPPRSGLIGQTVFPGMVTESGDLIILAVQRSAGEASAATGEPKAAGTVLQAGDTMLLQGTWKALDTHLDDPDILVVSSPELVRRQAVPMGPGAKQAIIILFAMVLLLATGIVPSAVAGLLAAGAIILCGIMSVEQSYRAISWTTVILVGAMMPLSTAMIETGAAKMMAERLVALVGDAGPTALLAGLFVLTAILGQLISNTATALIVIPIGVAAATAMGISPRPVLMSTAVAAAGAFLTPIATPTNLMVMGPGGYVFSDYWKLGLPLLIWFFVVAVFLVPLIWRF is encoded by the coding sequence GTGAGTCCGATCGCCTATACCGGCATCATCGTCGCCGTTGCCGTCGTCCTGTTTGTGACCAATAAGGTGCCCGTCGTGCTCGTCGCGATGGGCACGGCGTTGGGCCTCTGGGCGACCGGCGTGCTGACCCTGCCGCAGGCGCTCGGCGGCCTCGGCGATCCCGCCGTCATTTTCATCGCCTCGCTCTTCGTCGTCAGCTCCGGGCTGGAAGTCACGGGTGTCACCGCATGGGCCGGCCAGCTCCTCATCAAGGGAGCCGGCGAGGAAAGCCGGACGCGCCTCCTGCTGCTGATGATGGTGCTCGTCTCGCTGCTGGTTGCGCTGATCAGCCTCAACGGCGCCGTCGCCGCGCTGCTGCCGGTCGTCGTCGTCATCGCGGTCCGGCTCAAGCGCAATTCCTCGCAATTGTTGATGCCGCTGGTCTTCGCCGGCCATGCCGGCTCGATGCTCGCCCTGACCGGGACGCCGGTGAACGTGCTGGTGTCCGAGGCGGGGCTCGACGCCGGCGTCGGCGGCTTCGGCTTCTTCGAGTTCGCGCTGGCGGGCGTCCCGCTGCTGGCCGGCACCATGGCGATCATCATCCTGTTCGGCGAGCGCCTGCTGCCGCAGCGCAACGGCGCAACGATGCCGGCCGATTTCAGCCGCCACGCCAAGACGCTGGTCGAGCAATACGGCCTGGCGAGCGGCATCTATCAGCTGCGTGTCCGCGCCACCTGCCCCTATGTCGGCGCGCCCTCCAGCGCGGTCGATCTCGGCGCCTGGCCCGGCCTTCAGCTCGTCGCGATCCAGGAGGGCGACACCGCCGGCCCGCTGCGCCGCGGAATGATCGCCGAAGGCGACCACCTGCTGCTGCGCGGCGACGCCGAAACCGCGGCCAATTTCGCCGCCCAGATGCACCTCGCCTTCCGAGAGGAGGGCTCGGGCGAAGGCGAGGAAACCCTGTTCAACCGCCGTTCGGGCCTGGCTGAGGTCGTGATCCCGCCGCGTTCCGGCCTGATCGGTCAGACGGTCTTCCCGGGCATGGTCACCGAAAGCGGCGACCTGATCATCCTCGCAGTCCAGCGCAGCGCGGGCGAAGCCTCGGCCGCCACCGGAGAGCCGAAGGCGGCGGGTACCGTGCTGCAGGCCGGCGACACCATGCTGCTGCAGGGCACCTGGAAGGCGCTCGACACCCATCTCGACGACCCCGACATTCTCGTCGTCAGCTCGCCGGAGCTGGTGCGGCGTCAGGCCGTGCCGATGGGCCCCGGCGCCAAGCAGGCGATCATCATCCTGTTCGCAATGGTGCTCCTGCTCGCGACCGGCATCGTCCCCTCCGCCGTGGCGGGGCTGCTGGCGGCCGGTGCCATCATTCTTTGCGGCATCATGAGCGTCGAGCAGTCCTATCGCGCGATCAGCTGGACGACGGTGATCCTCGTCGGCGCGATGATGCCGCTCTCGACCGCGATGATCGAGACCGGCGCGGCGAAGATGATGGCCGAGCGGCTGGTCGCCCTGGTCGGCGATGCCGGGCCGACGGCGCTGCTCGCCGGCTTGTTCGTGCTGACCGCGATCCTCGGCCAGCTCATCAGCAACACGGCGACGGCCTTGATCGTCATCCCGATCGGCGTCGCCGCGGCCACCGCCATGGGCATCTCGCCGCGTCCCGTGCTGATGAGCACCGCCGTCGCGGCCGCCGGCGCCTTCCTGACGCCGATCGCGACCCCGACCAACCTGATGGTGATGGGTCCGGGCGGCTATGTCTTCAGCGATTACTGGAAGCTCGGACTGCCGCTGCTGATCTGGTTCTTCGTCGTCGCGGTCTTTCTCGTGCCGCTGATCTGGCGCTTCTGA
- a CDS encoding M20/M25/M40 family metallo-hydrolase, with protein sequence MQIMTSPAIPLDVESAIAHLMRFLSVEGVTGKEANIGAAVVDALKAVGVPASAIRFDDANKRIPLPTETGNLIVDLPGTKPGPRLLFSTHLDTVPLCAGAKPERKGDRIVSDGTTALGGDARTGVALLVVLAETLLKNKLPHPPITLLFTVREESGLHGARELDPKDLGGAAMCINVDGQLAAELLIGAVGQENWEVEITGKASHAGVAPEKGISATLVGSIAIAEAQREGWFGKIVKPDGRGTSNVGIFGGKGGTVAAGDATNVVTDYAYIRGEARSPEAAFATKIAEAFKAAFAKAQAEVKDDAGETAQLKFSHKPAYPPFELAKDSPVVTRAAKALGLLGIEPVYLFSNGGLDANWLDKHGVPTITIGAGQAEIHTIKEYVNLSEYEKGCRLGILMATLED encoded by the coding sequence ATGCAGATCATGACGAGCCCCGCCATCCCTCTCGACGTCGAATCCGCTATCGCCCATCTCATGCGCTTCCTCTCCGTCGAGGGCGTGACCGGCAAGGAGGCGAACATCGGCGCCGCCGTCGTCGACGCACTGAAGGCCGTGGGCGTCCCCGCCTCCGCCATTCGCTTCGACGACGCCAACAAGCGCATCCCGCTGCCGACCGAGACGGGCAATCTCATCGTCGACCTGCCCGGCACCAAACCCGGGCCGCGCCTGCTCTTCTCGACCCATCTCGACACCGTGCCGCTCTGCGCCGGCGCCAAGCCGGAACGTAAGGGCGACCGCATCGTCTCCGACGGCACCACGGCGCTGGGCGGCGATGCCCGCACCGGCGTCGCCCTGCTCGTCGTGCTGGCCGAGACGCTGCTCAAGAACAAGCTGCCCCACCCGCCGATCACGTTGCTCTTCACGGTGCGCGAGGAAAGCGGCCTGCACGGCGCCCGCGAGCTCGATCCGAAGGATCTCGGCGGCGCGGCGATGTGCATCAACGTCGACGGCCAGCTGGCGGCCGAGCTGCTGATCGGCGCCGTCGGCCAGGAGAACTGGGAGGTCGAGATCACCGGCAAGGCCTCCCATGCCGGCGTCGCCCCCGAAAAGGGCATCTCGGCGACCCTCGTCGGTTCGATCGCCATCGCGGAAGCCCAGCGCGAGGGCTGGTTCGGCAAGATCGTCAAGCCGGATGGCCGCGGCACCAGCAATGTCGGCATCTTCGGCGGCAAGGGCGGCACCGTCGCGGCCGGCGACGCGACCAATGTCGTCACCGACTACGCCTATATCCGCGGCGAGGCCCGCAGCCCCGAGGCCGCCTTCGCCACCAAGATCGCCGAAGCCTTCAAGGCTGCCTTCGCCAAGGCTCAAGCCGAGGTCAAGGACGACGCGGGCGAAACGGCCCAGTTGAAATTCAGCCACAAGCCGGCCTATCCGCCCTTCGAGCTGGCCAAGGATTCGCCCGTGGTGACGCGCGCCGCAAAGGCTCTCGGCCTGCTCGGCATCGAGCCGGTCTATCTGTTCTCCAATGGCGGCCTCGATGCCAACTGGCTCGACAAGCACGGCGTCCCGACGATCACGATCGGCGCCGGCCAGGCCGAGATCCACACGATCAAGGAATATGTAAACCTGAGCGAGTATGAGAAGGGCTGCCGACTCGGCATCCTGATGGCGACGCTCGAAGACTGA